From the Vibrio metoecus genome, one window contains:
- a CDS encoding zinc ribbon domain-containing protein, producing MDNPCPKCNQELEWTGQYHCAACDVDYRKVGICPECGCELEKLQACGAANYFCNQCNELKSKSKIRFVFQPTNDDSQ from the coding sequence ATGGACAATCCATGCCCAAAATGCAATCAAGAGCTAGAGTGGACGGGTCAGTATCACTGTGCTGCTTGCGATGTGGATTATCGTAAAGTGGGGATTTGCCCCGAGTGTGGCTGTGAATTAGAAAAGCTGCAGGCTTGTGGTGCTGCCAACTATTTTTGTAATCAGTGTAATGAGCTGAAATCGAAATCAAAAATCCGTTTTGTCTTTCAGCCGACTAACGATGATTCACAGTAG